The Lacipirellula parvula genome window below encodes:
- a CDS encoding YfiT family bacillithiol transferase, with protein sequence MTPPANPAGEYVAEPQPTDARRAELIAIIEQAPQQLSRAVAGLSDEQLNAKYLNWSIRQIVQHIADSHAHSYIRCKWTLTEEQPLIKAYDENLWSALPDAREGNIAAPLAMLAGVHQCWVQILRAMTPADFARSFNHPETGKAVVLNDALSYYAWHGQHHTAQISWLREQHGW encoded by the coding sequence ATGACGCCCCCCGCCAATCCCGCCGGCGAGTACGTCGCCGAACCCCAACCCACCGACGCCCGTCGCGCGGAACTGATTGCGATCATCGAGCAAGCGCCGCAGCAATTGAGTCGGGCCGTCGCGGGGCTCAGTGACGAGCAACTCAACGCGAAGTACCTCAACTGGTCGATCCGCCAAATCGTCCAACACATCGCCGATAGCCACGCCCATAGCTACATCCGCTGCAAGTGGACGCTCACCGAGGAGCAGCCGCTCATCAAAGCGTATGACGAGAACCTTTGGTCGGCGCTTCCCGATGCTCGCGAGGGCAATATCGCCGCCCCGCTGGCGATGCTCGCCGGCGTTCACCAATGTTGGGTGCAAATACTGCGAGCAATGACGCCCGCCGATTTCGCTCGCAGTTTTAACCACCCCGAGACGGGCAAGGCGGTCGTCCTGAACGACGCGCTGAGCTACTACGCCTGGCATGGCCAGCATCACACGGCGCAGATCAGCTGGCTACGCGAGCAGCATGGCTGGTGA
- a CDS encoding LacI family DNA-binding transcriptional regulator, translated as MASSQVPRLKDVAAKANVSLSAASRILRGERQRFGEETCDRVLEAARELGWRRNLLVSGMQTGRTRTIGVMIPPFDSFWVDVLAGIHLVLAQADYLPITVWVGDCQEMPHFEKDEDEGFKQISRLLDRRVDGLILWPSFAVAYYDHFRELLERKVPVAVIDHEYSEDQIADSIETDEAASARAVAEHLISLGHKRIACLSSREAAWQAWAVRRRECFEQAVEELCGVEVTSRRLNPWGTDGLEVAREILSQTPRPTAVFAVTDHEALYLYEAAAELGLEIPRDLSIIGFADLDFAATLRPALTTMRQRPREIGRRAAQLILDRLDGEMFDSPPTTIRVGADLIVRKSTGRVAE; from the coding sequence ATGGCTAGTTCGCAAGTTCCGCGTTTGAAGGATGTGGCGGCGAAGGCCAATGTCTCGCTCAGCGCCGCGTCGCGCATTCTGCGCGGCGAGCGGCAACGCTTCGGCGAAGAAACGTGCGATCGCGTCCTCGAAGCGGCGCGAGAACTTGGCTGGCGGCGTAATCTGCTCGTCAGCGGCATGCAAACCGGCCGCACCCGCACGATTGGCGTGATGATTCCGCCGTTCGATTCGTTCTGGGTCGACGTGCTCGCCGGCATTCATCTAGTGCTTGCGCAAGCCGACTACCTGCCGATCACGGTCTGGGTTGGCGATTGCCAGGAGATGCCCCACTTCGAAAAAGACGAAGACGAAGGCTTTAAGCAAATCAGCCGGTTGCTCGATCGTCGCGTCGACGGCCTCATTCTGTGGCCGTCGTTCGCGGTTGCTTACTATGACCACTTCCGCGAGTTGCTGGAACGCAAAGTTCCCGTAGCGGTGATCGACCACGAATATTCTGAAGACCAGATCGCCGACTCGATCGAAACTGACGAAGCGGCGAGCGCGCGGGCAGTGGCCGAACATCTCATCAGCCTGGGGCACAAACGAATCGCCTGCCTCTCGTCGCGCGAAGCGGCGTGGCAAGCATGGGCAGTGCGTCGGCGCGAATGCTTTGAGCAAGCCGTCGAGGAATTGTGCGGCGTCGAGGTGACGAGCCGCCGGCTCAACCCCTGGGGCACCGACGGCCTCGAGGTGGCCCGCGAGATCCTGTCGCAAACGCCGCGGCCTACGGCCGTCTTTGCGGTCACCGATCACGAAGCGCTCTACCTGTACGAAGCGGCCGCGGAACTGGGGCTGGAGATTCCCCGCGACTTGTCGATCATCGGCTTCGCTGATCTCGACTTTGCCGCCACGCTGCGGCCGGCTCTCACCACGATGCGGCAACGGCCGCGCGAGATCGGCCGCCGAGCCGCGCAATTGATCCTGGACCGGCTCGATGGCGAGATGTTCGACAGCCCACCGACGACGATCCGCGTCGGAGCGGACCTTATTGTGCGGAAATCTACGGGGCGCGTGGCGGAGTAG
- a CDS encoding glycoside hydrolase family 130 protein: MADQFSPVNAGGTALAAHKGQATNRGKLAAAPAMPWQERPAGSKDVVWRHSANPVIGRRPLPDVLGIYNSAVIPFGDGFAAVFRLEDRTRFPRLHMGWSDDGLQWHIEPTPIVFKNRPGDGDEVSDYAYDPRVVKIEDKYYITWCGGTNGPTISVATTTDFQEFTRLDNAFLPHNRNGVLFPRRIDGKYFMLSRPSDNGHTPFGDIYISQSPDMIHWGKHRKVMGRGGDEHGLWWERTKIGAGPVPIEIEDGWLMIYHGVMDTCNGFVYHMGAAILDRDEPWKVAYRCSNILLAPEADYEVFGHVPNVVFPVAALCDQEQDRLAVYYGAADTVTCLCYSRLSELISYIKENSLVF, translated from the coding sequence ATGGCCGACCAATTCTCTCCCGTCAACGCTGGCGGAACCGCCTTGGCTGCTCACAAGGGGCAGGCAACCAATCGCGGTAAGCTGGCAGCCGCGCCCGCCATGCCCTGGCAAGAGCGACCGGCCGGATCGAAAGACGTCGTCTGGCGCCATTCCGCAAATCCTGTGATCGGCCGCCGCCCGCTGCCCGATGTGCTGGGCATCTACAACAGCGCTGTCATTCCGTTTGGCGACGGCTTCGCCGCAGTGTTTCGCCTGGAAGACCGCACCCGATTCCCGCGGCTGCACATGGGCTGGAGCGACGACGGCCTACAGTGGCACATCGAGCCGACGCCGATCGTGTTCAAGAATCGCCCTGGCGACGGCGACGAGGTCTCCGACTACGCCTACGACCCGCGCGTCGTGAAGATCGAAGACAAGTACTACATCACCTGGTGCGGCGGGACGAACGGCCCGACGATCAGCGTCGCCACGACGACCGACTTCCAAGAATTCACGCGGCTCGACAACGCCTTCCTGCCCCACAACCGCAACGGCGTGTTGTTCCCACGGCGGATCGACGGCAAGTATTTCATGCTGAGCCGTCCGAGCGACAACGGCCATACGCCGTTCGGCGACATCTACATTAGCCAAAGCCCGGATATGATCCACTGGGGCAAACACCGCAAGGTGATGGGCCGCGGCGGTGATGAGCACGGTCTTTGGTGGGAGCGGACGAAGATCGGCGCCGGCCCCGTGCCGATCGAGATTGAAGACGGCTGGTTGATGATCTATCACGGCGTGATGGATACTTGCAACGGTTTCGTCTATCACATGGGCGCCGCGATTCTCGATCGCGACGAGCCGTGGAAGGTCGCCTACCGCTGTAGCAACATCCTGCTGGCGCCGGAGGCCGACTACGAAGTTTTCGGTCATGTGCCGAACGTCGTGTTCCCAGTGGCGGCGCTCTGCGATCAGGAGCAAGATCGGCTGGCCGTTTACTACGGCGCCGCCGATACCGTGACTTGCCTCTGCTACTCGCGGTTGAGCGAGTTGATCAGCTACATTAAGGAAAACTCGCTGGTCTTCTAG
- a CDS encoding sodium:solute symporter family protein, which yields MRLHLLDISILLGYFVATILIGLWVSRRGSKDLDSYFLGGKSLPWYVLGVSDASGMFDISGTMVMVFWLFVYGLKSIWLPFVWPVFNQVFLMMFLSAWLRRSNVLTGAEWIEFRFGRGLGANLAHLSVVLFAVLNVIGMLAYAFKGIGKFAERMLPWDLQSTLAGWAPSLLSTDPAALLNNENLYALVILLLTSLYAIKGGMVSVVITEVMQFFVLTITSVIIGITAIYKVSPEMIQKAVPEGWLSPFFGWELGLDWSGLLQQANEVIEQDGNELFAIAFGLMFFKGVLASLAGPAPNYDMQRILATRTPREACLMNGMVNLVLYFPRYMMITGITVLAVAFSMEEMRSLKADQFEELLPIVLTRHIPVGVVGLLLAGLIAAFMSNFAATLNAAPAYIVNDVYKRFMNPDCTPRRAVTLSRFASMAVLAIGIGFGLFTTRITDVMMWIVGALYTGYVMANVLKWYWWRFNGYGYFWGMVSGIGAAMLASKIAKLDGVEAWFVEHIGNMNSLYLIPPILLASAIGCLAGTLLTPPEDEETLLNFYVKTRPWGAWGPIRERAMATIPGFEPNHDFRINMFNVAIGIVWQLCLTALPIYVVLQQWNWAIPVATTLAVTSLTLKFTWFDRLEHDPPAVCTA from the coding sequence GTGCGCCTGCATCTGCTCGATATCTCCATCCTGCTCGGCTACTTCGTCGCCACGATTCTGATCGGGCTGTGGGTTTCGCGGCGCGGCAGCAAAGATCTCGACTCGTACTTCCTGGGCGGGAAATCGTTGCCCTGGTACGTGCTCGGCGTGTCGGACGCCTCGGGGATGTTCGATATCAGCGGCACGATGGTGATGGTCTTCTGGCTGTTCGTCTACGGCCTGAAAAGCATCTGGCTGCCGTTCGTGTGGCCGGTGTTCAATCAGGTCTTCCTGATGATGTTCCTCAGCGCCTGGCTCAGACGCTCGAACGTTCTTACCGGCGCCGAGTGGATTGAGTTTCGTTTCGGTCGCGGCTTAGGCGCCAACCTGGCTCACCTGAGCGTCGTGCTGTTCGCCGTGCTGAACGTCATCGGCATGCTCGCTTACGCGTTCAAAGGGATCGGCAAGTTTGCCGAACGGATGTTGCCGTGGGACTTGCAGTCCACGCTCGCCGGCTGGGCGCCGTCGCTTTTGTCGACTGACCCCGCAGCGCTGCTCAACAACGAAAATCTCTACGCCCTCGTCATTCTGCTGCTCACGTCGCTTTACGCGATCAAGGGCGGCATGGTCAGCGTCGTCATCACCGAGGTGATGCAATTTTTCGTCCTGACGATCACCTCCGTCATCATCGGCATCACGGCGATCTACAAAGTTTCGCCGGAGATGATTCAAAAGGCCGTGCCCGAGGGCTGGTTGAGCCCGTTCTTCGGCTGGGAACTGGGCCTCGATTGGAGCGGCCTACTGCAGCAGGCGAACGAGGTCATTGAGCAGGACGGGAATGAGTTGTTCGCCATCGCGTTCGGCCTGATGTTTTTCAAAGGCGTGCTCGCCAGTCTCGCGGGGCCGGCGCCCAACTACGACATGCAGCGGATCCTCGCCACGCGAACGCCGCGCGAGGCCTGCCTCATGAACGGCATGGTCAACCTCGTGCTCTACTTTCCGCGGTACATGATGATTACCGGCATCACGGTGCTGGCGGTTGCTTTCTCAATGGAAGAAATGCGATCGTTGAAGGCGGACCAGTTTGAAGAGTTGCTGCCGATTGTGCTGACGCGGCACATCCCGGTTGGCGTCGTTGGCTTGCTGCTCGCGGGGCTGATAGCGGCGTTCATGTCGAACTTCGCCGCCACGCTGAACGCCGCGCCGGCGTACATCGTGAACGACGTCTACAAGCGATTCATGAATCCCGATTGCACGCCACGCCGTGCGGTGACGCTGAGCCGCTTTGCGTCGATGGCCGTCCTGGCGATCGGCATCGGGTTCGGGCTGTTCACGACGCGCATCACCGACGTGATGATGTGGATCGTCGGCGCCCTCTACACGGGCTACGTGATGGCCAACGTCCTGAAGTGGTATTGGTGGCGGTTCAACGGCTACGGCTACTTTTGGGGGATGGTGAGCGGCATCGGCGCCGCGATGCTCGCGTCAAAAATCGCGAAGCTAGATGGCGTGGAGGCGTGGTTCGTCGAGCATATCGGCAACATGAACTCGCTTTACCTCATTCCGCCGATCTTGTTGGCTTCCGCGATTGGTTGCCTAGCGGGAACGCTGCTCACGCCGCCGGAAGACGAAGAGACGTTGCTCAACTTTTATGTGAAGACGCGACCATGGGGGGCGTGGGGGCCGATTCGCGAGCGGGCGATGGCGACGATTCCTGGCTTCGAGCCGAACCACGACTTTCGCATCAACATGTTCAACGTCGCGATCGGCATCGTCTGGCAGCTCTGCCTGACGGCGCTGCCGATCTACGTCGTGTTGCAGCAATGGAACTGGGCGATTCCCGTCGCGACGACGCTCGCGGTGACGAGCTTAACGCTCAAGTTCACCTGGTTCGACCGTCTGGAACACGATCCGCCGGCGGTTTGCACCGCCTAG
- a CDS encoding methyl-accepting chemotaxis protein gives MAWFTRLSVGAKLFAAFMSLLLLMGIMGTIAIMKMASLNSSVVELNDNWIPARAETNVMNTNASDHRVQTYKLYTVTTPEDRAACKKSLADFTTKIQANYDALVKLCASPEEKQVLDELKGKMNTYFAQTDALIKLVDEDKRDEANKILLGPLFESREALSASIGKELEINRTGCNAEAATALVAYSTGRLVTLSVLGINVLLGLGMAAWISRWFTRAVVEVDDISNSVASASQQLAAASEQLSSGAQQSASSLEETASSLEEITATVRQNADNADQANQLANSSRETAEKGGAVVAQAVDAMGEINRSSRKIADIITTIDEIAFQTNLLALNAAVEAARAGEQGRGFAVVAGEVRNLAQRSATAAREIKGLIEDSVQKVETGSELVNKSGETLGMIVTSVKRVTDIVAEIAAASREQTVGIEQINKAVAQMDQVTQSNASQTEEMSGTAVALSGQAEQLQSVVAQFNLNREAKQTAKKSSHAPQATAQAYSTPSKPAKRTAAKPASRRVEELELVGAGAGHDGFEEF, from the coding sequence ATGGCTTGGTTTACTCGTTTGAGCGTTGGAGCGAAGTTGTTCGCCGCGTTCATGTCTCTGCTGTTGCTGATGGGCATCATGGGCACGATCGCCATCATGAAAATGGCTTCGTTGAATTCCAGCGTCGTCGAACTGAACGACAACTGGATTCCCGCTCGTGCTGAAACGAACGTCATGAATACGAACGCCTCGGATCACCGCGTGCAGACCTACAAGCTGTACACGGTCACCACTCCGGAAGATCGCGCTGCGTGCAAGAAATCGCTTGCAGATTTCACGACGAAGATCCAAGCCAACTACGATGCGTTGGTGAAGCTCTGCGCGTCTCCCGAAGAGAAGCAGGTGCTCGACGAGCTCAAGGGCAAGATGAACACCTACTTCGCCCAGACCGACGCGCTAATCAAGCTGGTCGACGAAGACAAACGCGATGAAGCGAACAAAATTTTGTTGGGTCCGCTCTTTGAGTCGCGCGAAGCGTTGAGCGCTTCGATCGGCAAAGAGTTGGAAATCAACCGCACCGGGTGCAACGCTGAAGCTGCCACGGCACTGGTCGCTTACTCGACCGGCCGCTTGGTCACGCTGTCAGTCCTCGGCATCAACGTCCTGCTCGGCCTCGGTATGGCGGCATGGATCTCGCGTTGGTTCACCCGTGCGGTCGTCGAGGTCGACGACATTTCGAACAGCGTCGCCTCCGCCTCGCAGCAACTGGCCGCCGCAAGCGAGCAGCTGAGCTCGGGCGCCCAGCAATCGGCTTCGAGCCTCGAGGAAACCGCCTCGTCGCTGGAAGAGATCACCGCGACGGTTCGTCAAAACGCCGACAACGCCGATCAAGCCAACCAGCTGGCGAACAGCTCGCGTGAAACGGCCGAAAAGGGTGGCGCCGTGGTGGCCCAAGCAGTCGACGCGATGGGCGAGATCAACCGCTCGAGCCGTAAGATCGCCGACATCATCACGACGATCGACGAGATCGCGTTCCAAACGAACCTGCTCGCCTTGAACGCCGCGGTCGAAGCCGCTCGTGCCGGCGAACAAGGTCGTGGCTTCGCGGTCGTCGCCGGTGAAGTTCGCAACTTGGCTCAACGTAGTGCGACTGCCGCTCGCGAGATCAAGGGTCTCATCGAAGACTCGGTGCAAAAGGTTGAGACCGGTTCGGAACTCGTCAACAAGTCGGGCGAGACCTTGGGCATGATCGTCACGAGCGTGAAGCGCGTGACCGACATCGTCGCCGAGATTGCCGCTGCCAGCCGTGAGCAAACGGTCGGCATCGAGCAGATCAACAAGGCGGTCGCTCAGATGGACCAGGTGACGCAGTCGAACGCTTCGCAAACCGAAGAGATGAGCGGCACGGCCGTGGCCCTCTCCGGCCAAGCCGAGCAGCTGCAGTCGGTCGTGGCTCAGTTCAACCTGAACCGCGAAGCGAAGCAGACGGCAAAGAAGTCGAGCCATGCCCCGCAGGCGACGGCTCAGGCCTACTCGACGCCGAGCAAGCCGGCCAAGCGGACTGCCGCGAAGCCAGCGAGCCGCCGCGTCGAGGAACTCGAACTGGTCGGCGCCGGCGCCGGTCACGACGGGTTCGAGGAATTCTGA
- a CDS encoding chemotaxis protein CheW: MRQELDSGGGDKASENGQFLTFTLQNEEYGIEILRVQEIKGFSKITPIPNAPSFVRGVMNLRGTVVPIIDLRARFAMTEKEYDQFTCIIVVNVGNRVVGLVVDTVSDVLNIPNDSIADPPELATSGDSSCITGMGKLGERIVMLLDTGRLVGVEALIEAETTAA, from the coding sequence ATGCGACAAGAACTAGACAGTGGGGGAGGAGACAAGGCGTCGGAGAACGGCCAGTTCCTGACGTTCACCCTGCAGAACGAAGAATACGGAATCGAGATTCTTCGCGTGCAGGAGATCAAAGGATTTTCGAAGATCACGCCGATTCCGAACGCTCCGTCGTTCGTGCGCGGCGTGATGAATCTCCGCGGCACGGTAGTGCCGATCATCGATCTTCGCGCTCGGTTCGCGATGACCGAGAAGGAATACGACCAGTTCACCTGCATCATCGTAGTGAACGTCGGCAATCGGGTGGTGGGTCTCGTCGTCGACACCGTGTCGGACGTGCTCAACATTCCGAACGATTCGATCGCCGATCCGCCGGAACTAGCGACTTCCGGTGATTCGTCCTGCATCACCGGCATGGGGAAGTTGGGCGAGCGGATCGTCATGCTGCTCGATACTGGACGGTTGGTCGGCGTCGAAGCGCTGATCGAAGCCGAAACGACGGCGGCCTAG